One genomic segment of Coffea arabica cultivar ET-39 chromosome 6e, Coffea Arabica ET-39 HiFi, whole genome shotgun sequence includes these proteins:
- the LOC113739992 gene encoding microtubule-associated protein 70-1-like — protein MSSAQMISSSSNGNCSVDNCNGDVSWPEPPKLTPSASLKTKKKPTPAPSISRAGGEVDELVTLLHGSDPLRVELSRLENEVRDKERNLGDAYAEIKALKYSERLKEKAVEELSDELKKIDDKLKATEALLESKNLEVRKINEEKKTALAAQFAAEATLRRVHAGQKDDEMPPIEAIITPLEAELKLARLEVAKLQDDNRALDRLTKSKEAALLEAERTVQMALAKASLVDDLQNKNQDLMKQIEICQEENRILDKMHRQKVSEVEKLMQTVHELEEAVLAGGAAANAVRDYQRKMQELNEEKRILDRELARAKISANRVAVVVANEWKDSNDKVMPVKQWLEERRLLQGEMQQLKDKVAIAERTAKAEAQLKEKYHLRFKVLEERLKASSTCTTRSTPQGGSVCNGLSRRQSFGGGESLSKPPSNGISLKKTKFQSRSFRTNSSSALLEQSKFSSTLFGSGSRSLDGENTLTYENDIDNRFTNSCDHRHSNEIARIHENGYANEIRNLNAADKAEGENEDYVSGMLYDMLQKEVITLRKACQEKDQSLKDKDDSIEMLAKKVETLNKAMEVESKKMRREVAAMGKELAATRIGKEQDQKLRRVSSTRGAVNGTHQPAIR, from the exons ATGTCAAGCGCTCAGATgattagtagtagtagtaacGGCAATTGCAGTGTTGATAATTGTAACGGCGACGTCAGTTGGCCGGAGCCGCCGAAGCTGACGCCGTCGGCTTCGCTTAAGACGAAGAAGAAACCGACTCCGGCGCCGAGCATTTCCAGAGCCGGCGGGGAAGTTGACGAGCTGGTTACTCTTCTTCACGGCTCTGATCCCCTCCGCGTCGAGCTCAGTCGCCTGGAAAATGAAGTCCGAG ACAAAGAGAGGAATCTGGGAGATGCGTATGCAGAAATCAAGGCCTTGAAGTACTCAGAGCGCCTAAAAGAGAAGGCAGTTGAGGAG CTTTCGGATGAGTTAAAGAAAATTGACGACAAATTGAAAGCAACTGAAGCACTTTTGGAAAGCAAG AATTTAGAGGTTAGgaaaataaatgaagaaaagaaaacagctcTGGCAGCACAATTTGCTGCAGAAGCTACTCTTCGAAGAGTTCATGCAGGTCAAAAAGATGATGAAATGCCTCCTATTGAAGCCATTATCACTCCTTTAGAGGCAGAATTGAAGTTGGCCAGGCTGGAG GTAGCTAAGCTACAAGATGACAATAGAGCCCTGGATCGACTTACTAAGTCCAAAGAGGCTGCTCTGTTGGAGGCTGAGCGAACTGTCCAAATGGCATTGGCGAAAGCCTCCTTGGTTGATGATCTGCAGAACAAAAACCAAGATTTGATGAAACAGATAGAGATATGCCAG GAGGAGAATAGAATATTGGACAAGATGCACAGGCAGAAGGTTTCTGAGGTTGAAAAGTTAATGCAAACTGTACATGAACTTGAGGAGGCTGTTTTGGCTGGAGGTGCTGCGGCCAATGCTGTACGCGATTACCAGCGAAAGATGCAAGAATTGAAC gaagaaaaaagaattcTGGACCGTGAACTAGCTCGTGCAAAGATTTCAGCGAATCGGGTTGCTGTTGTTGTTGCTAATGAGTGGAAAGATTCCAATGACAAAGTAATGCCTGTAAAGCAAtggctggaagaaagaagactTCTTCAG GGAGAAATGCAACAGCTTAAAGACAAAGTGGCAATTGCAGAGCGAACTGCAAAGGCAGAAGCACAAttaaaa GAGAAGTATCACTTACGATTtaaagttttggaagaaaggcTAAAAGCTTCTTCAACTTGTACCACCCGCTCTACTCCACAAGGAGGAAGTGTGTGTAATGGTCTTTCACGGCGCCAATCTTTTGGAGGAGGAGAAAGTTTGTCCAAACCTCCATCAAATGGGATTTCATTGAAAAAGACAAAGTTTCAGTCTAGGTCATTTCGAACAAATAGTTCTTCAGCATTATTGGAGCAGTCAAAATTCTCATCAACGTTATTTGGTAGTGGTAGCAGATCACTGGATGGAGAAAACACTCTAACATATGAAAATgacatagataacagattcacTAATTCCTGTGATCATAGGCATAGTAATGAAATAGCAAGAATACATGAGAATGGTTATGCGAATGAGATTCGTAACTTGAATGCAGCTGATAAAGCCGAAGGGGAGAATGAAGATTATGTATCTGGTATGTTGTATGATATGCTGCAGAAGGAGGTTATAACTTTGAGGAAAGCTTGCCAAGAGAAAGATCAGAGCCTGAAGGACAAAGATGACTCAATCGAG ATGTTGGCAAAAAAGGTAGAAACACTGAATAAAGCTATGGAAGTTGAGTCCAAAAAGATGCGTAGAGAAGTAGCTGCTATGGGGAAGGAACTTGCAGCTACTCGTATTGGCAAGGAACAAGATCAAAAATTGAGACGTGTAAGTTCTACAAGGGGAGCTGTAAATGGAACTCATCAACCTGCAATAAGGTGA
- the LOC113738366 gene encoding hydrophobic protein LTI6A-like yields MADEGTATCVDILVAIILPPLGVFLKYGLKVEFWISVLLTIIGYLPEIIYAVWVITKK; encoded by the exons ATGGCAGATGAAGGTACAGCCACTTGTGTAGACATTCTTGTTGCTATCATCCTGCCTCCTCTCGGTGTCTTCCTCAAATATGGTTTGAAG GTTGAATTCTGGATCTCTGTGTTGCTGACCATAATTGGGTACCTGCCTGAGATCATTTATGCTGTATGGGTCATCACCAAGAAGTGA